Within the Caldisalinibacter kiritimatiensis genome, the region TTTTTAGAGGAGCTATAGCTCTAGTACTGTCAATTTTATCTCTAGTTTTTATTTTTTCAATTATATCGTTTAATTCAACATTAATACCTTTTTCTTTTAACTCTAAATACCTTCTTCTTCCTCTTTCTTCTACAGATGCAGTTACGAAAAACTTATAATCTGCATTAGGAAGGACGTTGCTCCCAATATCTCTTCCATCCATTATTACGCTTGTATTTTTAGATATTCTTCTTTGCATTTCTACTAATATATCTCTTACTTCTTTTATTTTTGCAATATAAGACACAGAGTTAGAAACTTCATTAGTTCTGATTTTATTATCTACTAGTTCATCGTCAAGATATATATGATTATTTTTATAACTAATTTTAGTGTTTTTTAAAACTTGAATGATATTCTCCTTGTCAGATAAGTCTATTTTTTTATTTAGCATTTTTAATGTAACTGCTCTATACATTGCACCTGTATCGATATAGTTTATATTTAGCTTTTTTGCAACCTTTTTGGATATTGTACTTTTTCCTGCACCTGCTGGTCCATCAATTGCTATAGATATTTTTTTCATTCTTAATACCTCCCTAAATAAAACTATAACCACCTCACGGGTGGTTTATAATACTATGCTAAATCTGGTCTTAATTTTACCGCATCCTTTAGATAAATATGTTTAACTTGATTTTGTTTTAATTCACTATTAAATAATAGTAAAACTCTTATACATTTCCTTAAGCTATTTTTAACTTTCATTTCTTGAAGACATAATAAACTGCAATAGGTTAAT harbors:
- the cmk gene encoding (d)CMP kinase, translating into MKKISIAIDGPAGAGKSTISKKVAKKLNINYIDTGAMYRAVTLKMLNKKIDLSDKENIIQVLKNTKISYKNNHIYLDDELVDNKIRTNEVSNSVSYIAKIKEVRDILVEMQRRISKNTSVIMDGRDIGSNVLPNADYKFFVTASVEERGRRRYLELKEKGINVELNDIIEKIKTRDKIDSTRAIAPLKKCKDAIVIDTTNKTIDECIDEILSYIVERR